From Xenopus tropicalis strain Nigerian chromosome 3, UCB_Xtro_10.0, whole genome shotgun sequence, the proteins below share one genomic window:
- the LOC100486876 gene encoding uncharacterized protein LOC100486876 isoform X3: MYCHPRQGHFVQMCQSSSMIPDPKIIADAGSPPKAQASSEPFQSSNVKKYSHSVFLYTDPSVPRSCWPSRPLLLMLPWLGSKAHSYEKYIHLYFKLGFDVLVAESFVSHFLWPSKGLDYAGNLLNLLSAEKDLASRSLYVHAFSIGGYTFAQMLVSSISNHKKHREMLERIQGQVFDSLVVGSMERMATGVARMVALPAFQQIIVNGTLLYFSLLKAYTVDYYEKGIQTFWNSPVTCPALFFYCMDDPLSDHNVVEELLKDWEKQGIQVKAKRWNSSTHAGHLRKHPQEYTETLNTFIQSLHQNTPKCKL, encoded by the exons ATGTACTGCCATCCAAGGCAG GGGCATTTTGTCCAAATGTGCCAGTCCAGTTCCATGATTCCTGACCCTAAAATTATCGCCGATGCAGGATCTCCTCCCAAAGCTCAGGCATCATCTGAGCCTTTCCAATCAAGCAATGTAAAAAAATACTCCCATTCTGTCTTCCTGTACACAGACCCTTCAGTTCCCAGGAGCTGTTGGCCATCACGTCCCCTCTTGCTGATGCTGCCCTGGTTGGGCTCGAAAGCGCATTCATATGAGAAGTATATCCATCTTTACTTTAAATTAGGCTTTGATGTTCTGGTAGCAGAAAGCTTTGTATCCCATTTTTTGTGGCCTAGTAAAGGCCTGGACTATGCAGGAAATCTGCTCAATCTTCTGTCAGCAGAGAAGGACCTTGCTTCACGCAGCCTTTATGTCCATGCCTTTTCTATAGGTGGCTACACATTTGCCCAGATGCTGGTGTCTTCAATAAGTAATCATAAAAAACATAGAGAGATGCTGGAGAGGATCCAGGGACAGGTGTTTGACAGTCTTGTTGTAGGAAGCATGGAAAGGATGGCAACAG GTGTAGCACGCATGGTTGCCCTCCCAGCATTTCAGCAGATTATTGTAAATGGAACTTTGCTCTATTTTTCCCTCCTAAAAGCTTATACAGTAGATTACTACGAGAAGGGAATCCAGACTTTCTGGAACTCACCTGTCACCTGCCCAGCTCTTTTCTTTTACTGCATGGATGACCCTCTAAGTGATCACAATGTGGTAGAAGAGCTTCTTAAGGACTGGGAGAAGCAAGGGATTCAAGTAAAGGCAAAGAGGTGGAATAGTTCAACACATGCCGGACATCTAAGAAAGCATCCACAGGAGTACACAGAAACCCTAAACACTTTTATTCAAAGTTTGCATCAGAACACTCCAAAATGCAAGTTATAG
- the LOC100486876 gene encoding uncharacterized protein LOC100486876 isoform X2 codes for MLGMLRCTMRSPASASRLPLHTGHFVQMCQSSSMIPDPKIIADAGSPPKAQASSEPFQSSNVKKYSHSVFLYTDPSVPRSCWPSRPLLLMLPWLGSKAHSYEKYIHLYFKLGFDVLVAESFVSHFLWPSKGLDYAGNLLNLLSAEKDLASRSLYVHAFSIGGYTFAQMLVSSISNHKKHREMLERIQGQVFDSLVVGSMERMATGVARMVALPAFQQIIVNGTLLYFSLLKAYTVDYYEKGIQTFWNSPVTCPALFFYCMDDPLSDHNVVEELLKDWEKQGIQVKAKRWNSSTHAGHLRKHPQEYTETLNTFIQSLHQNTPKCKL; via the exons GGGCATTTTGTCCAAATGTGCCAGTCCAGTTCCATGATTCCTGACCCTAAAATTATCGCCGATGCAGGATCTCCTCCCAAAGCTCAGGCATCATCTGAGCCTTTCCAATCAAGCAATGTAAAAAAATACTCCCATTCTGTCTTCCTGTACACAGACCCTTCAGTTCCCAGGAGCTGTTGGCCATCACGTCCCCTCTTGCTGATGCTGCCCTGGTTGGGCTCGAAAGCGCATTCATATGAGAAGTATATCCATCTTTACTTTAAATTAGGCTTTGATGTTCTGGTAGCAGAAAGCTTTGTATCCCATTTTTTGTGGCCTAGTAAAGGCCTGGACTATGCAGGAAATCTGCTCAATCTTCTGTCAGCAGAGAAGGACCTTGCTTCACGCAGCCTTTATGTCCATGCCTTTTCTATAGGTGGCTACACATTTGCCCAGATGCTGGTGTCTTCAATAAGTAATCATAAAAAACATAGAGAGATGCTGGAGAGGATCCAGGGACAGGTGTTTGACAGTCTTGTTGTAGGAAGCATGGAAAGGATGGCAACAG GTGTAGCACGCATGGTTGCCCTCCCAGCATTTCAGCAGATTATTGTAAATGGAACTTTGCTCTATTTTTCCCTCCTAAAAGCTTATACAGTAGATTACTACGAGAAGGGAATCCAGACTTTCTGGAACTCACCTGTCACCTGCCCAGCTCTTTTCTTTTACTGCATGGATGACCCTCTAAGTGATCACAATGTGGTAGAAGAGCTTCTTAAGGACTGGGAGAAGCAAGGGATTCAAGTAAAGGCAAAGAGGTGGAATAGTTCAACACATGCCGGACATCTAAGAAAGCATCCACAGGAGTACACAGAAACCCTAAACACTTTTATTCAAAGTTTGCATCAGAACACTCCAAAATGCAAGTTATAG
- the LOC100486876 gene encoding uncharacterized protein LOC100486876 isoform X4 yields the protein MHHALSGFSLSASPTHSGYTFAQMLVSSISNHKKHREMLERIQGQVFDSLVVGSMERMATGVARMVALPAFQQIIVNGTLLYFSLLKAYTVDYYEKGIQTFWNSPVTCPALFFYCMDDPLSDHNVVEELLKDWEKQGIQVKAKRWNSSTHAGHLRKHPQEYTETLNTFIQSLHQNTPKCKL from the exons GTGGCTACACATTTGCCCAGATGCTGGTGTCTTCAATAAGTAATCATAAAAAACATAGAGAGATGCTGGAGAGGATCCAGGGACAGGTGTTTGACAGTCTTGTTGTAGGAAGCATGGAAAGGATGGCAACAG GTGTAGCACGCATGGTTGCCCTCCCAGCATTTCAGCAGATTATTGTAAATGGAACTTTGCTCTATTTTTCCCTCCTAAAAGCTTATACAGTAGATTACTACGAGAAGGGAATCCAGACTTTCTGGAACTCACCTGTCACCTGCCCAGCTCTTTTCTTTTACTGCATGGATGACCCTCTAAGTGATCACAATGTGGTAGAAGAGCTTCTTAAGGACTGGGAGAAGCAAGGGATTCAAGTAAAGGCAAAGAGGTGGAATAGTTCAACACATGCCGGACATCTAAGAAAGCATCCACAGGAGTACACAGAAACCCTAAACACTTTTATTCAAAGTTTGCATCAGAACACTCCAAAATGCAAGTTATAG
- the rbm28 gene encoding RNA-binding protein 28, whose amino-acid sequence MAGLTLFVRGLPESASNERLEQIFSESGPVRQSFVVREKGTEKCRGFGYVTFSMMEDAQRAMKEIKEYEGRKIEVQVAKKKQVEKNKKAKCEESNENAKEVKKPKDARGAQKKARLIIRNLSFQCSEEDLKEHFSNFGYVLEINIPKKSDGKMRGFAFVQFKNMLEASKALKGTNMKSIKGRTVAVDWAVAKDKYTATQETASAVKNESSKELDTAHKEDEEDKEGEGSLEEEESMETEEESEQTSERKQATKQKMPMKESNVSSSEGEEDDDDDDGDGGDGKDDDDDDGGDNDEIDEEKSDMSTDSEQDSDMEDDFDSEDSEAEMQKKGKSKEKKPKIQLPSDVNEGRTLFIRNLSFNSEEEDLEEILLRFGNIKYVRIVLHPVTEHSKGCAFVQYVEKQAAERCLAAANDQSENGGLKLDGRKLLVNLAVSREEAGKLRENKVKKPSGIRNLYLAREGLIREGTKAAEGLSPEDLAKRARFEEIKRQKLKCQNIFVSKTRLCVHNIPKSVDDKKLRQLFLTASGGGSSVRIKECRVMRDLKGIGGNHKGQSLGYAFVEFLEHEHALAALRSVNNNPDIFGPKKRPIVEFSLEDMNKLKLKEKRAQRSLEVLRQKQAKAQAFGEAVQVQGNPKKKKLRKDETSSVPAQHSAGTQASHNPDVKGGNKAEFKTKGNTVDKPTTTSKWKAPEGAQPSSARNNTATKGKYAKASAPWSGFVTKEEAEQEELPDGKKRKKVLPLPSHKGPKIRARDKGKVHQLPPKKPKTQPKSHKDKQQNTITKQVLGKKKLAQKSREEARFSQLVEQYKRKIMGKPVGAAPVKRSKWFED is encoded by the exons ATGGCTGGGCTCACCCTGTTTGTTCGCGGGCTTCCAGAGAGCGCCAGCAACGAGCGCTTGGAGCAGATCTTTAGCGAGAGCGGCCCGGTCAGACAGAGCTTTGTAGTACGTGAGAAAG GTACAGAAAAATGCCGTGGCTTTGGCTATGTCACTTTCTCCATGATGGAGGATGCACAGCGCGCAATGAAGGAAATTAAGGAGTACGAGGGGAGAAAAATTGAGGTACAGGTGGCTAAAAAAAAGCAAGTGGagaaaaacaaaaaggcaaaatGTGAAG AGTCCAATGAAAATGCTAAAGAAGTTAAAAAGCCCAAAGATGCAAGAGGTGCACAGAAAAAGGCCAGGCTTATTATTAGAAACCTAAGTTTTCAG TGCTCAGAAGAAGATCTCAAGGaacatttttctaattttggaTATGTGTTAGAGATCAATATACCCAAAAAGTCAG ATGGCAAGATGCGCGGTTTTGCTTTTGTGCAGTTCAAGAACATGTTGGAAGCTAGTAAAGCTCTGAAAGGCACAAACATGAAGAGTATAAAAG GTCGGACAGTTGCTGTTGATTGGGCTGTTGCCAAGGATAAATATACAGCTACACAGGAAACCGCTTCAGCAG TTAAGAATGAAAGTAGCAAGGAGTTAGACACTGCTCATAAAGAAGATGAAGAGGACAAGGAGGGAGAGGGCTCATTAGAGGAAGAGGAAAGCATGGAAACAGAAGAGGAGTCAGAGCAGACATCAGAGCGGAAGCAagctacaaaacaaaaaat GCCCATGAAAGAGTCTAATGTATCCAGCAGTGAGGGAgaggaagatgatgatgatgatgatggtgatggcGGCGATGgcaaagatgatgatgatgatgatggcggCGATAATGATGAAATAGATGAGGAGAAGAGTGATATGTCTACAGACTCTGAACAGGATAGTGACATGGAAGATGATTTTGATTCAGAAGACTCTGAAGCAGAAATGCAGAAGAAAG gcaaaagtaaagaaaaaaaacccaaaatccaACTGCCATCTGATGTCAATGAGGGTCGAACTTTATTCATCAG GAACCTGTCATTTAACTCTGAAGAAGAAGACCTAGAGGAAATATTGTTGAGGTTTGGTAACATTAAATATGTCAGGATAGTGTTGCACCCAGTCACAGAACACTCCAAAG GTTGTGCTTTTGTTCAGTATGTGGAAAAACAAGCAGCGGAGAGGTGTCTGGCAGCCGCTAATGACCAGTCTGAG AATGGTGGCCTGAAGCTCGATGGCAGAAAGTTGTTGGTAAATCTAGCAGTGAGCAGGGAGGAAGCTGGGAAACTGAGGGAAAACAAAGTCAAAAAACCCTCAGGAATTAGGAACCTCTACCTGGCCAGGGAAGGAC TTATCCGAGAAGGGACAAAAGCTGCAGAGGGTCTGAGTCCTGAAGATCTGGCAAAAAGAGCTCGG TTTGAGGAGATAAAGCGCCAGAAGTTAAAATGTCAGAACATCTTTGTTTCCAAAACACGCCTCTGTGTTCACAACATCCCTAAATCTGTAGATGACAAGAAACTGCGTCAGCTGTTCCTTACTGCATCTGGAGGGGGATCCAGTGTACGGATCAAAGAG TGTCGAGTGATGCGGGATTTAAAAGGCATTGGTGGAAACCACAAAGGTCAGTCTTTGGGATATGCCTTTGTGGAATTTCTTGAGCATGAACATGCACTGGCAGCCCTCAGAAGTGTCAACAACAATCCAGATATCTTTGGTCCAAAAAAA AGACCAATTGTGGAATTCTCTCTGGAAGATATGAATAAACTGAAGCTTAAGGAGAAAAGGGCACAGCGCAGCCTg GAAGTCTTAAGGCAGAAACAAGCAAAGGCTCAAGCTTTTGGTGAGGCAGTGCAAGTTCAGGGGAATCCTAAGAAGAAGAAATTAAGAAAAGATGAAACCTCCTCTGTCCCTGCACAGCATTCTGCAGGGACACAAGCTTCCCATAATCCTGATGTGAAAGGTGGAAACAAAGCAGAGTTTAAAACCAAAGGCAACACAGTTGATAAGCCAACTACCACAAGCAAATGGAAAGCTCCAGAGGGAGCACAGCCTAGTAGTGCTCGTAATAACACAGCAACAAAAGGAAAGTATGCCAAAGCATCTGCTCCATGGTCTGGATTCGTTACCAAAGAGGAAGCAGAACAAGAGGAACTTCCTGatggaaaaaagagaaagaaggtCCTACCTTTGCCTTCTCACAAAGGCCCCAAAATCAG GGCACGGGACAAAGGGAAGGTTCACCAGCTTCCCCCAAAGAAACCAAAAACTCAGCCTAAGAGCCACAAAGATAAGCAACAAAACACGATTACCAAACAG GTTCTGGGAAAGAAAAAGCTTGCACAAAAAAGCCGCGAAGAAGCACGGTTCAGCCAACTGGTAGAACAGTACAAGCGCAAAATCATGGGCAAGCCTGTAGGTGCTGCCCCAGTTAAAAGGAGCAAGTGGTTTGAGGATTGA